TTTTAATTCCAAGCATTTGTTTTGCAATTGATGATTTTGATTTAGGAGAAATTAATATTTTAGCGAGCCGAAATAGTTTAAACATTTTAGACGTGACACAAGGTGTTTCTGTTGTTACAAGAGAGGATATTGAACAATCAACGGCAACATCTGTGCCTGAAATTATTGGGACTCAGAGCGGTATTTTTGTTGCTAATTATTTAGGTAATCCGAAGGGTGTCAATATGGATATTCGTGGGTTTGGCGAAACAAGCAAAACCAATGTGCTGGTTTTGATTGACGGGCGAAGGACAAACCAGGTTGATCTTTCTGGCGCTGATTGGGGGCAGATTAGTCTTGATTCGATTGAGCGCATTGAAATTCTAAAAGGCGCTTCAACTGTTTTGTACGGGGACAAT
The window above is part of the Candidatus Omnitrophota bacterium genome. Proteins encoded here:
- a CDS encoding TonB-dependent receptor plug domain-containing protein; this encodes MKQRIGFLLITVFLIPSICFAIDDFDLGEINILASRNSLNILDVTQGVSVVTREDIEQSTATSVPEIIGTQSGIFVANYLGNPKGVNMDIRGFGETSKTNVLVLIDGRRTNQVDLSGADWGQISLDSIERIEILKGASTVLYGDN